In Firmicutes bacterium ASF500, a single genomic region encodes these proteins:
- the ngcG_2 gene encoding Diacetylchitobiose uptake system permease protein NgcG: protein MNKINWKREARLLPGYLIVGLWVVFTAVMLFWIVGASLSTSREIFSGQIFKFESGFHFENYATAWKAQNVSVFFANSLLYSVISCVGVLAISAPAAYVLSRWEFTGGKTLRIGLVIAMSVPVIMVIMPIYSLSVQWGIKGRVLLMILYILLRVPYTTIYLLDFFSTLSRTYEEAAYLDGCSGPNTFLKIMLPLVQPAIITVTIFNFMSVWNEFFMALIFTSSESMAPVGVGLLNIINSMKYTGQYGGMFAAVIIVFLPTFLLYIFMSEKIIAGVTGGGVKG from the coding sequence ATGAACAAAATCAACTGGAAAAGAGAGGCCCGGCTCCTGCCCGGCTATCTGATCGTAGGCCTCTGGGTGGTATTTACCGCCGTTATGCTCTTCTGGATCGTGGGCGCCAGCCTGTCCACCTCTCGGGAGATTTTCTCCGGTCAGATCTTCAAATTCGAGAGCGGCTTCCACTTTGAGAACTACGCCACCGCCTGGAAGGCCCAGAACGTGTCGGTGTTCTTCGCCAACTCCCTGCTGTACTCGGTCATCTCCTGCGTGGGCGTGCTGGCTATCTCCGCCCCCGCCGCCTACGTCCTCTCCCGCTGGGAGTTCACCGGCGGCAAGACCCTGCGCATCGGCTTAGTGATTGCCATGAGCGTCCCCGTCATCATGGTCATTATGCCCATCTACTCCCTGTCCGTGCAGTGGGGTATCAAGGGCCGGGTACTGCTGATGATTCTGTACATCCTGCTCCGGGTACCCTACACCACCATCTATCTGCTGGACTTCTTCTCCACCCTGTCCCGCACCTACGAGGAGGCGGCCTATCTGGACGGGTGTAGCGGACCCAACACCTTCCTGAAGATCATGCTCCCCCTGGTCCAGCCCGCCATCATCACCGTGACCATCTTCAACTTCATGTCCGTGTGGAACGAGTTCTTCATGGCCCTGATCTTCACCTCCAGCGAGTCTATGGCCCCCGTTGGCGTGGGACTTCTCAATATCATCAACTCCATGAAGTACACCGGCCAGTACGGCGGCATGTTCGCGGCGGTTATCATCGTGTTCCTGCCCACCTTCCTGCTGTACATCTTCATGTCTGAAAAGATCATTGCCGGCGTCACCGGCGGCGGCGTCAAAGGCTAA
- the ngcF gene encoding Diacetylchitobiose uptake system permease protein NgcF, protein MRKNKAMIFWFCLPALLSLMIMFVYPVCRTVLMSFFKVESLTSTMADWSFYGLGNYTKIFGSASFMISMRNMMLIWFVGGIFTLAIAMLMAVTVTSGIRGKKFFRAAIYMPNIISAVALATMWIQYIFNYDYGLLNEIVQFLGGDKIKWLGTDLKFWAMTGSFIFGSVGYYMLIYISGIEGIPQDLYEAATIDGASKVHQFTHITLPLLKGVMKTSVTFWSINATTFYLWSKMFSPIDTESSTIVPVIYLYDIVFGGKGITTRDAGAGAAVGVVLTLIIIVVYLITERLFRGSDLEY, encoded by the coding sequence ATGAGAAAAAACAAAGCGATGATCTTCTGGTTCTGCCTGCCCGCCCTGCTGTCTCTGATGATCATGTTCGTCTACCCAGTGTGCCGTACCGTGCTGATGAGCTTTTTCAAGGTCGAGAGCCTCACCTCCACCATGGCTGACTGGAGCTTTTACGGTCTGGGCAACTACACCAAAATCTTCGGTAGCGCCAGCTTTATGATTTCCATGCGGAACATGATGCTGATCTGGTTTGTGGGCGGTATCTTCACCCTGGCCATTGCTATGCTGATGGCCGTCACCGTCACCAGCGGCATCCGGGGCAAGAAGTTCTTCCGGGCCGCCATCTACATGCCCAACATCATCAGCGCCGTGGCCCTGGCAACCATGTGGATACAGTACATCTTCAACTATGACTACGGCCTGCTCAACGAGATCGTCCAGTTTCTGGGCGGCGACAAGATCAAGTGGCTGGGCACCGACTTGAAGTTCTGGGCCATGACCGGCTCCTTCATCTTCGGCAGCGTGGGCTACTACATGCTCATCTACATCAGCGGCATCGAGGGCATCCCCCAGGACCTCTACGAGGCCGCCACCATCGACGGGGCCAGCAAGGTCCACCAGTTCACCCACATCACCCTCCCCCTGCTCAAGGGCGTGATGAAAACCTCCGTCACCTTCTGGAGCATCAACGCCACCACCTTCTATCTGTGGTCCAAGATGTTCTCCCCCATCGACACCGAATCGTCCACCATTGTGCCGGTCATATACCTATATGACATAGTCTTCGGCGGAAAGGGAATCACAACCCGAGACGCCGGAGCGGGCGCGGCGGTCGGCGTGGTGCTGACGCTGATTATTATCGTTGTCTACCTGATTACCGAGCGGCTCTTCAGGGGCAGCGACCTGGAATATTAA
- a CDS encoding Ulvan-active sulfatase, with translation MPYNIIFYFSDQQRWDTCGCFGQPLDITPNLDALAREGVKFDNAFSPQPVCGPCRALFQTGKWPTETGCFRNNVMLPAGVKTVASYMEEAGYETAYVGKWHLASQGPMEAPTEVDHTTTAIPRALRGGYTGFWRAADVLEFTSHGYDGYVFDENDQRIDFKGYRADRINDMALEFLDGYDGQRPFFMTVSQIEPHHQNDRGHYEGPEGSRERFRQFTLPGDLAALGGNAAEEYPDYLGQCASLDENLGRLVAKLKEKGLYENTVILYSSDHGSHFKTRNRDAHLNGGDDYKRTCHDAALHVPLVISGGPFKGGAAVEELVSTASIPKTILALAGVDVGEGMIGENLLDVAEGKDPSRPNEVFAQISESRVGRCIRTPRYTYSVYAPGLNGSAAPASDRYADDFLYDMERDPFQLNNVVADPDYAQVKAELRTRLLDWIQQAEGARPVIEDQ, from the coding sequence ATGCCATACAATATTATTTTCTACTTCTCCGACCAGCAGCGCTGGGACACCTGCGGCTGCTTTGGTCAGCCCCTGGACATCACGCCCAACCTGGACGCCCTGGCCCGGGAGGGGGTCAAATTTGACAACGCCTTCTCCCCTCAGCCCGTGTGCGGCCCCTGCCGGGCCCTGTTCCAGACGGGCAAATGGCCCACCGAGACGGGCTGCTTCCGAAACAACGTCATGCTCCCCGCCGGGGTCAAGACGGTTGCCAGCTATATGGAGGAGGCGGGCTATGAGACCGCCTACGTGGGCAAGTGGCACCTGGCCAGCCAGGGGCCTATGGAGGCGCCCACCGAGGTGGACCACACCACCACCGCCATTCCCCGGGCGCTGCGGGGGGGATATACCGGCTTCTGGCGGGCCGCCGACGTGCTGGAGTTCACCTCCCACGGCTACGACGGCTACGTGTTCGACGAGAACGACCAGCGCATTGACTTCAAGGGCTACCGGGCCGACCGGATCAACGACATGGCGCTGGAGTTCCTGGATGGCTACGACGGGCAAAGGCCCTTTTTCATGACCGTCTCCCAGATCGAGCCCCACCACCAGAACGACCGGGGACACTACGAGGGCCCAGAGGGCTCCAGGGAGCGGTTCCGGCAGTTCACCCTCCCCGGCGATCTGGCCGCTCTGGGGGGCAACGCTGCGGAGGAGTATCCCGACTACCTGGGCCAATGCGCCAGCCTGGACGAGAATTTAGGCCGTCTGGTGGCAAAGCTGAAGGAAAAGGGGCTGTATGAGAACACGGTGATCCTCTACTCCTCGGACCACGGCTCCCACTTCAAGACCAGGAATCGGGACGCCCACCTCAACGGCGGCGACGACTACAAGCGCACCTGTCACGACGCGGCCCTCCATGTGCCCTTGGTCATCTCCGGCGGGCCCTTCAAGGGGGGCGCGGCGGTGGAGGAGCTGGTGAGCACCGCCAGCATTCCCAAGACCATTCTGGCCCTGGCCGGCGTGGACGTGGGGGAGGGGATGATCGGAGAAAACCTCCTGGACGTGGCGGAGGGGAAGGACCCCAGCCGGCCTAACGAGGTATTCGCCCAAATTTCGGAGAGCCGGGTGGGCCGGTGCATCCGCACCCCCCGGTACACCTATTCCGTCTATGCCCCCGGCCTGAATGGCTCCGCCGCCCCGGCCTCTGACCGGTACGCGGACGACTTTCTCTATGACATGGAGCGGGACCCCTTCCAGCTGAACAACGTGGTGGCCGACCCGGACTACGCCCAGGTCAAGGCTGAGCTGCGGACCCGCCTCCTGGACTGGATTCAACAGGCGGAGGGCGCCCGGCCCGTGATTGAGGACCAATAA
- the kduD gene encoding 2-dehydro-3-deoxy-D-gluconate 5-dehydrogenase, with product MNKLFSLEGKVALVTGGAYGIGFAMAEALAGAGAKIAFNCRSQANLDKALADYAAKGIDAHGYIADVTDEGQVAELVAKIEAELGGVDILVNNAGIIKRVPMTEMSAEDFRQVVDIDLIGPFICAKAVIPGMLKKGHGKIINICSMMSELGRETVSAYAAAKGGLKMLTRNICSEYGGANIQCNGIGPGYIATPQTAPLRERQPDGSRHPFDQFIVSKTPAGRWGDPEDLMGPAVFLASDASNFVNGHILYVDGGILAYIGKQP from the coding sequence ATGAATAAGCTGTTCTCCCTGGAGGGAAAGGTAGCTCTGGTCACCGGCGGAGCCTACGGCATCGGCTTCGCTATGGCCGAGGCCCTGGCCGGGGCGGGGGCGAAAATCGCCTTTAACTGCCGCTCCCAGGCCAATCTGGACAAGGCCCTGGCCGACTACGCCGCCAAGGGCATCGACGCCCACGGCTACATCGCCGACGTCACCGATGAGGGGCAGGTCGCCGAGTTGGTCGCCAAGATCGAGGCCGAGCTGGGCGGCGTGGACATTCTGGTGAACAACGCCGGCATCATCAAGCGGGTTCCCATGACTGAGATGTCGGCGGAGGACTTCCGCCAGGTAGTGGACATCGACCTCATCGGCCCCTTCATCTGCGCCAAGGCCGTCATTCCCGGTATGCTGAAGAAAGGTCACGGCAAGATCATCAACATCTGCTCTATGATGAGCGAGCTGGGCCGGGAGACCGTCTCCGCCTACGCCGCCGCCAAGGGCGGACTGAAAATGCTCACCCGGAACATCTGCTCGGAGTACGGCGGGGCCAACATCCAGTGCAACGGCATTGGGCCCGGCTACATCGCCACCCCCCAGACCGCTCCCCTCCGGGAGCGTCAGCCCGATGGAAGCCGTCACCCCTTCGACCAGTTCATCGTGTCCAAGACCCCGGCGGGCCGCTGGGGGGACCCGGAGGACCTGATGGGTCCGGCGGTCTTCCTGGCCTCCGACGCCTCCAATTTTGTCAACGGCCACATCCTCTATGTGGACGGGGGCATTCTGGCCTATATTGGCAAGCAGCCCTAA
- a CDS encoding 1,3-beta-galactosyl-N-acetylhexosamine phosphorylase, with amino-acid sequence MNNEHKMGRVTIPTDVDVVPETLELVKRWGADAIRDCDGTDYPEELKGVDAKVYSTYYTTRKDNAWAKANPDEVQQCYITTGFHTASGGPLSIPLMQGVSDELMEVNTRDDIKRWWEVMDRTTGEPISPDAWRYEAGNVIIDAPQAFHDYTVSFLAYLIWDPVHMYNAVTNGWTNFEHQITFDVRQPKTKKFTMERLRKFIADHPYVDVIRYTTFFHQFTLIFDELKREKYVDWYGYSASVSPYILEQFEKEVGYKFRPEFIIDQGYYNNQYRVPSKEFKDFMSFQRREVAKLAREMVDITHELGKEAMMFLGDHFIGTEPYMDEFKSIGLDAVVGSVGNGATLRLISDIPGVKYTEGRFLPYFFPDTFHEGGDPVREAKENWVTARRAILRKPIDRIGYGGYLKLACQFPEFIEYVESVCGEFRELYDNIKGTTPYCVKTVAVLNSWGRARSWGCHMVHHALYQKQNYSYAGVIEALSGAPYDVRFISFDEVKADPSVLDGVDVLVNVGDGDTAHTGGAIWEDPAVSAAVKKFVYNGGGFIGVGEPTGHQYQGRYLQLSSILGVEKETGFTLGYDKYNWEEHPGHFILADCSGETDFGEGKKSIYALEGAQVLVQRDKEVQLAVNEFGKGRAVYISGLPYSFENSRLLHRAVLWSAHSEGEFNVWLSDNCNVDVHAYVKNGKFCVVNNTYEPQSTTVYRGDGSSFPLDLAANEIRWYEI; translated from the coding sequence ATGAACAATGAACACAAGATGGGCCGGGTGACCATCCCCACCGACGTGGACGTGGTGCCCGAGACCCTGGAGCTGGTCAAGCGCTGGGGAGCCGACGCCATCCGGGACTGCGACGGTACCGACTACCCCGAGGAGCTGAAAGGAGTGGACGCAAAGGTCTACTCCACCTACTACACCACCCGCAAGGACAACGCCTGGGCCAAGGCCAACCCCGATGAGGTCCAGCAGTGCTATATCACAACGGGCTTCCACACCGCCTCCGGCGGTCCCCTGTCCATCCCCCTGATGCAGGGGGTGAGCGACGAGCTGATGGAGGTCAACACCCGGGACGACATCAAGCGCTGGTGGGAGGTGATGGACCGCACCACGGGGGAGCCCATCTCCCCCGACGCCTGGCGGTATGAGGCGGGCAATGTCATCATCGACGCCCCCCAGGCCTTCCACGACTACACAGTCAGCTTTCTGGCCTATCTGATCTGGGACCCGGTCCACATGTACAACGCCGTCACCAACGGCTGGACCAACTTTGAGCATCAGATCACCTTCGATGTCCGCCAGCCCAAAACCAAAAAGTTCACCATGGAGCGGCTGCGGAAATTTATCGCCGACCACCCCTATGTGGACGTGATCCGGTACACCACCTTCTTCCACCAGTTTACCCTGATTTTCGACGAGCTGAAACGGGAAAAATATGTGGACTGGTACGGCTACTCCGCCTCTGTCTCCCCCTATATCCTGGAGCAGTTTGAGAAGGAGGTAGGCTACAAATTCCGCCCCGAGTTCATCATTGACCAGGGCTACTATAACAACCAGTACCGGGTACCCTCCAAGGAGTTCAAGGACTTTATGTCCTTCCAGCGCCGGGAGGTGGCCAAGCTGGCCCGTGAGATGGTGGACATCACCCACGAGCTGGGCAAGGAGGCCATGATGTTCCTGGGCGACCACTTCATCGGTACCGAGCCCTACATGGACGAGTTCAAGTCCATCGGCCTGGACGCGGTGGTGGGCTCGGTGGGCAACGGCGCCACCCTGCGGCTCATCTCCGACATCCCCGGGGTGAAGTACACCGAGGGCCGCTTCCTGCCCTACTTCTTCCCCGACACCTTCCACGAGGGGGGCGACCCCGTCCGGGAGGCCAAGGAGAACTGGGTCACCGCCCGCCGGGCCATTTTGAGAAAACCCATCGACCGCATCGGCTACGGCGGCTATCTCAAGCTGGCCTGCCAGTTCCCCGAGTTCATCGAATATGTGGAGAGCGTCTGCGGCGAGTTCCGGGAGCTCTATGACAACATCAAGGGTACCACTCCCTACTGCGTCAAGACGGTAGCCGTCCTCAACAGCTGGGGCAGGGCCCGGTCCTGGGGCTGTCACATGGTCCACCACGCCCTGTATCAGAAGCAGAACTACTCCTACGCCGGGGTGATCGAGGCCCTGTCCGGGGCCCCCTACGACGTGAGGTTTATCAGCTTCGACGAGGTGAAGGCCGACCCCTCTGTGCTGGACGGGGTAGACGTGCTGGTCAACGTGGGCGACGGCGACACCGCCCACACCGGCGGAGCCATCTGGGAGGACCCGGCTGTCTCCGCGGCGGTGAAGAAGTTCGTCTACAACGGCGGCGGCTTCATCGGGGTGGGCGAGCCCACCGGACACCAGTACCAGGGCCGCTATCTCCAGCTGTCCAGTATACTGGGCGTAGAAAAGGAGACCGGTTTTACCTTGGGTTATGACAAATACAACTGGGAGGAGCACCCCGGCCACTTTATTCTGGCCGACTGCTCCGGCGAGACGGACTTCGGCGAGGGCAAGAAGAGCATCTACGCCCTGGAGGGGGCCCAGGTGCTGGTCCAGCGGGACAAGGAGGTCCAGCTGGCGGTGAACGAGTTCGGCAAGGGCCGGGCGGTGTACATCTCCGGACTGCCCTACTCCTTCGAGAACAGCCGTCTGCTCCACCGGGCCGTCCTCTGGTCCGCCCACAGCGAGGGCGAGTTCAACGTTTGGCTGTCCGATAACTGCAATGTGGATGTTCACGCCTATGTGAAGAACGGCAAGTTCTGCGTGGTCAACAACACCTACGAGCCCCAGTCCACCACCGTCTATCGCGGGGACGGCTCCAGCTTCCCCCTGGACCTGGCCGCCAACGAGATCCGCTGGTACGAGATCTGA
- the rhaR_6 gene encoding HTH-type transcriptional activator RhaR, producing the protein MFRYQFSASGVPELSRRSAPRLSYIAKDQFSTDWSSELHTHSCVELFFIQDGHGRFRTLYEEFPISVQDLLIVNANVPHTEVSSMKSPLRYTVLGVEGLKAAASEGGYSMLHIYDGWAELSGCLELMLQESSKSLPGHEEACQHLLEVVLIRLGREQNMSFSGDVPGPRASQECELIRRYIDNHFKEDLNLDHLARLAHLNKYYLSHSFRREFGTSPINYLISRRVEESRFLLRKTDYSLSLIAEILGFSSLSYFSQSFHRVEGISPTEYRKQNREKT; encoded by the coding sequence TTGTTCCGGTATCAATTCAGCGCCTCCGGCGTCCCGGAGCTGTCCAGGCGCTCCGCGCCCCGGCTGAGCTACATTGCCAAGGACCAGTTCTCAACGGATTGGAGCTCAGAGCTCCACACCCACAGCTGTGTGGAGCTGTTCTTTATCCAGGATGGCCACGGCCGCTTCCGCACCCTGTATGAGGAGTTCCCCATCTCCGTGCAGGATCTGCTCATCGTCAACGCCAACGTGCCCCACACGGAGGTCAGCTCCATGAAGAGCCCTCTGCGGTATACCGTCCTGGGTGTGGAGGGACTGAAGGCCGCCGCCTCCGAGGGGGGGTACTCCATGCTTCACATCTACGACGGCTGGGCGGAGCTGAGCGGCTGTCTGGAGCTGATGCTTCAGGAGTCCTCAAAATCCCTCCCGGGCCACGAGGAGGCCTGTCAGCACCTGCTGGAGGTGGTGCTCATCCGTCTGGGCCGGGAGCAGAATATGTCCTTCTCCGGCGACGTTCCCGGCCCCAGGGCCAGCCAGGAGTGCGAGCTCATCCGCCGGTACATCGACAACCACTTTAAGGAGGACCTAAATCTGGATCACCTGGCCCGCCTGGCCCACCTGAACAAATACTACCTGTCCCACTCCTTCCGCAGGGAGTTCGGCACCTCGCCCATCAACTACCTCATCTCCCGCCGGGTGGAGGAGAGCCGGTTCCTTCTGCGAAAGACCGACTACTCCCTGTCCCTGATCGCCGAAATTCTGGGCTTCTCCTCTCTGAGCTATTTTTCCCAGTCCTTCCATCGGGTGGAGGGGATCAGCCCCACGGAATACCGCAAGCAGAACCGAGAAAAAACATAG
- the lysS gene encoding Lysine--tRNA ligase yields MADKNNQTGGVEQENLSQLLQIRRDKLKELQDSGNDPFQITRFAADNDSANIKDHFDALEGQEVSVAGRLMSKRGMGKVSFCDLQDKSGRIQLYARKDEMDEAEYNRFKKYDIGDIVGVHGVVFRTQRGEMSVRVVKVTLLSKSLLPLPEKFHGLTSTELRYRQRYVDLIVNPEVKRNFTIRSQFIKHVRDFMDGRGFMEVETPVLNTISGGATARPFVTHHNTLDIDMYMRIATELPLKRLIVGGMDRVYEIGRIFRNEGMDPKHNPEFTTIELYQAYADFNDMMDLFEDLLTSAAQKILGTYQVQWQGEDIDLTPGWPRMPMHEAVKQYCGIDFMAISSDEEAVAAAKAIGVELPETADKTWGNALYECFDQRVEEKLIQPTFITMHPVDVSPLAKRSPKDPRLTERFELFICHSEMGNAFSELNDPIDQRQRFQKQVELRDKGDDEAGMMDEDFLTALEYGMPPTGGLGIGIDRCVMLLTGSDSIREVILFPTMKHLD; encoded by the coding sequence ATGGCCGATAAGAACAACCAGACCGGCGGGGTGGAGCAGGAGAACCTGTCTCAGCTGCTGCAAATCCGCCGGGACAAGCTGAAGGAGCTTCAGGACAGCGGGAACGACCCCTTCCAGATCACCCGCTTCGCGGCGGACAACGACTCCGCCAACATCAAGGACCATTTCGATGCCCTGGAGGGCCAGGAGGTGTCCGTCGCCGGGCGGCTCATGTCCAAGCGGGGGATGGGCAAGGTGTCCTTCTGCGATTTGCAGGACAAGTCCGGCCGCATCCAGCTCTACGCCCGGAAGGACGAGATGGACGAGGCGGAGTATAACCGCTTTAAAAAGTATGACATCGGCGACATCGTCGGCGTCCACGGCGTGGTCTTCCGCACCCAGCGGGGGGAGATGTCGGTGCGGGTGGTGAAGGTCACCCTGCTGTCCAAGTCCCTGCTACCCCTGCCGGAGAAGTTCCACGGCCTGACCAGCACCGAACTGCGCTACCGCCAGCGGTATGTGGACCTGATCGTCAACCCGGAGGTCAAGCGCAACTTTACCATTCGCTCCCAGTTCATCAAGCACGTCCGGGACTTTATGGACGGCCGGGGCTTTATGGAGGTGGAGACGCCAGTGCTGAACACCATCTCCGGCGGGGCCACCGCCCGGCCCTTCGTCACCCACCACAACACCCTGGACATCGACATGTATATGCGCATCGCCACCGAGCTGCCCCTGAAACGGCTCATCGTGGGCGGGATGGACCGGGTCTATGAGATTGGCCGCATCTTCCGCAACGAGGGCATGGACCCCAAGCACAACCCGGAGTTCACCACCATCGAGCTCTACCAGGCCTATGCCGATTTCAACGACATGATGGACCTGTTTGAGGACCTGCTGACCTCCGCCGCCCAGAAGATTCTGGGTACCTATCAGGTCCAGTGGCAGGGGGAGGACATCGACTTGACCCCCGGCTGGCCCCGCATGCCCATGCACGAGGCGGTAAAGCAGTACTGCGGCATCGACTTTATGGCCATTTCCTCCGACGAGGAGGCGGTAGCCGCCGCCAAGGCCATCGGGGTGGAGCTGCCCGAGACGGCGGACAAGACATGGGGCAACGCCCTGTATGAGTGCTTTGACCAGCGGGTGGAGGAGAAGCTGATTCAGCCCACCTTCATCACCATGCACCCGGTGGATGTCTCCCCTCTGGCCAAGCGGTCCCCCAAGGACCCCCGGCTCACCGAGCGGTTTGAGCTGTTCATCTGCCACAGCGAGATGGGCAACGCTTTCTCCGAGCTCAACGACCCCATCGACCAGCGCCAGCGCTTCCAGAAGCAGGTGGAGCTGCGGGACAAGGGGGACGACGAGGCCGGTATGATGGACGAGGATTTCCTCACCGCCCTGGAGTACGGTATGCCCCCCACGGGCGGTCTGGGTATCGGCATTGACCGCTGTGTCATGCTCCTCACCGGCTCCGACTCCATCCGGGAAGTGATCCTGTTCCCCACCATGAAGCACCTGGACTGA
- the ugl gene encoding Unsaturated chondroitin disaccharide hydrolase — MQQFPLSKVISQQFLQKELDFCREKVGAMLPRFQDCFPAANTEGLVYPAEHENFEWTTSFLAGMLWLLHEHTGDEVYLPVLEKHLDSFYHRVEDPGYLDTHDLGFLYSLSCYPAALLRKDKRAEACFLKAAQALRRRYFPQAGIIQAWGDLDDPKNRGRMIIDCLLNLPLLYQAARLTGDRSYHEMAYSHAKQAQKYLVRPDSTTYHTFYMDVDTGEPRFGRTAQGYSDDSCWARGQGWGVYGFALSYRHTGDRSFLDTSCQLLDYYLERLPQDGVCYWDLCFTDGDEPRDSSAAAIVCCGIAELLKHLPLTHPRREVYEGALARTVLALSEGYTTRDLPKADGLLLHGVYSKPDGRGIDECTIWGDYYYLETLFRLLYGSCDYWC, encoded by the coding sequence ATGCAGCAATTTCCCCTCTCCAAGGTGATTTCCCAACAATTTCTCCAGAAGGAGCTGGATTTCTGCCGGGAAAAGGTTGGGGCTATGCTCCCCCGTTTCCAGGACTGTTTCCCCGCCGCCAACACCGAGGGGCTGGTCTACCCGGCGGAGCATGAGAACTTCGAGTGGACCACCTCCTTCTTGGCCGGAATGCTCTGGCTGCTCCATGAGCACACCGGGGACGAGGTCTATCTGCCCGTCTTGGAGAAGCACCTGGACAGCTTCTATCACCGGGTGGAGGACCCGGGCTATCTGGACACCCACGACCTGGGCTTTCTCTACTCCCTGTCCTGCTATCCCGCGGCGCTGCTGCGGAAAGACAAGCGGGCGGAGGCGTGCTTCCTCAAGGCGGCCCAGGCCCTGCGCCGCCGGTATTTCCCCCAGGCGGGCATCATTCAGGCCTGGGGCGACCTGGACGACCCCAAAAACCGGGGCCGCATGATCATCGACTGCCTGCTCAACCTGCCCCTGCTCTATCAGGCCGCCCGGCTCACCGGGGACCGGTCCTACCACGAGATGGCCTACAGCCACGCCAAGCAGGCCCAGAAGTATCTGGTCCGCCCGGACAGCACCACCTATCACACCTTCTACATGGACGTGGACACCGGGGAGCCCCGCTTCGGCCGCACCGCCCAGGGCTACTCCGACGACTCCTGCTGGGCTCGGGGACAGGGCTGGGGGGTGTACGGCTTCGCCCTCAGCTACCGGCACACCGGCGACCGTTCCTTCCTGGACACCTCCTGCCAGCTGCTGGACTACTACCTGGAGCGCCTGCCCCAGGACGGCGTGTGCTACTGGGACCTGTGCTTCACCGACGGCGATGAGCCTCGGGACAGCTCCGCCGCCGCCATCGTGTGCTGCGGCATCGCGGAGCTGCTCAAGCACCTGCCCCTGACCCACCCCCGGCGGGAGGTCTATGAGGGGGCGCTGGCCCGGACCGTCCTGGCCCTGTCCGAGGGCTACACCACCCGGGACCTGCCCAAGGCCGACGGCCTGCTGCTCCACGGGGTCTACTCCAAGCCGGACGGCCGGGGGATAGACGAGTGTACTATCTGGGGCGATTATTACTATCTGGAGACCCTTTTCCGCCTGCTCTACGGCAGCTGCGACTACTGGTGCTAA
- the kduI gene encoding 4-deoxy-L-threo-5-hexosulose-uronate ketol-isomerase gives MDIRYSAHPNDVKRYTTEELRREFLIESLYQPDQVVAVYSHVDRMVTLGCMPVSESVSIDKGIDVWANFGTHYFLERREIGMFNIGGEGSVTVDGTVYELGYKDCLYITMGAKEVLFASKDSAKPAKFYMVSAPAHCSYETRLLKIADAAKKPLGDGATSNKRVINQFIHPDVLKTCQLSMGMTVLESGSVWNTMPAHTHERRMEVYMYFEVPEDQVVFHMMGQGQETRHIVMTNEQAVISPSWSIHAGAGTASYTFIWAMGGENQAFDDMDGIPTTQLK, from the coding sequence ATGGATATCCGCTATTCCGCTCACCCTAACGACGTGAAGCGCTACACCACCGAGGAGCTGCGACGGGAGTTCCTCATTGAAAGCCTGTACCAGCCCGACCAGGTTGTGGCCGTCTACAGCCACGTGGACCGGATGGTCACCCTGGGCTGTATGCCTGTCAGCGAGTCCGTGTCCATCGACAAGGGCATCGATGTGTGGGCCAACTTTGGCACCCACTACTTCCTGGAGCGCCGGGAGATCGGCATGTTCAACATCGGCGGCGAGGGCTCAGTCACGGTGGACGGGACCGTCTATGAGCTGGGCTATAAGGACTGCCTCTACATCACCATGGGGGCCAAGGAGGTCCTGTTCGCCAGCAAGGACAGCGCCAAGCCCGCCAAGTTCTATATGGTGTCCGCCCCCGCCCATTGCAGCTATGAGACCCGCCTGCTCAAGATCGCCGACGCGGCCAAGAAGCCCCTGGGGGACGGGGCCACCTCCAACAAGCGGGTCATCAATCAGTTTATCCACCCCGACGTGCTGAAAACCTGTCAGCTGTCCATGGGCATGACCGTTCTGGAGAGCGGCAGTGTGTGGAACACCATGCCCGCCCACACCCACGAGCGGCGGATGGAGGTCTATATGTACTTCGAGGTCCCGGAGGACCAGGTGGTCTTCCACATGATGGGCCAGGGCCAGGAGACCCGGCACATCGTCATGACCAACGAGCAGGCAGTGATTTCCCCCTCCTGGTCCATCCACGCCGGGGCGGGCACCGCCAGCTACACCTTCATCTGGGCCATGGGCGGCGAGAACCAGGCCTTTGACGACATGGACGGAATTCCCACCACCCAGCTGAAATAA